Proteins from a genomic interval of Sulfoacidibacillus ferrooxidans:
- a CDS encoding response regulator, whose protein sequence is MARILVVDDAAFMRMMVKTMVEKGGHQVVAEAQNGEEAISLYQQHKPDLVTMDITMPEMDGIEAVKRIKGQDAQAKVIMCSAMGQQQMVIEAIQGGASDFVVKPFQETRLIEAIQKVLAK, encoded by the coding sequence ATGGCACGAATTTTAGTGGTGGATGATGCTGCATTTATGCGCATGATGGTTAAAACAATGGTGGAAAAAGGAGGTCATCAAGTCGTTGCTGAGGCGCAAAATGGCGAAGAAGCCATTAGTCTATATCAACAGCATAAACCGGACCTAGTGACCATGGATATTACGATGCCTGAAATGGATGGTATTGAGGCTGTGAAAAGAATTAAGGGACAGGATGCACAGGCCAAGGTCATCATGTGCTCAGCCATGGGACAACAACAAATGGTGATCGAGGCGATTCAAGGTGGTGCCAGTGATTTTGTGGTGAAGCCTTTTCAGGAAACAAGATTGATTGAAGCGATTCAAAAGGTATTGGCAAAATGA
- a CDS encoding chemotaxis protein CheX, giving the protein MDNQQIFHLINGAIETVNEVIPVPLTRQQARRVASPLQQHDLGVLVSFLGDIKGQLIYMFSNEYAKQFSKEMFEMELEGDMLDSFVGELGNMLSGNWATRISATVRVEIAPPVVLKGSTQLSTTASAFLVPFLGPYGEFQMYVLVDS; this is encoded by the coding sequence TTGGATAATCAGCAAATTTTTCATTTAATTAATGGTGCCATTGAGACCGTGAATGAAGTGATTCCTGTCCCACTTACGCGCCAACAAGCACGTCGCGTGGCTTCTCCACTTCAACAGCATGATTTGGGTGTGCTTGTTTCCTTTCTCGGCGATATCAAAGGCCAGCTTATTTATATGTTTTCGAACGAATACGCAAAACAGTTTAGTAAAGAGATGTTTGAGATGGAACTTGAAGGAGACATGTTAGATTCGTTTGTTGGCGAATTAGGGAATATGCTATCAGGCAATTGGGCTACTCGCATCTCGGCCACGGTGCGAGTAGAGATTGCTCCACCTGTAGTTCTAAAAGGTAGCACGCAATTGAGTACTACAGCAAGTGCATTTCTAGTTCCATTTCTCGGACCATATGGTGAATTTCAAATGTATGTATTGGTGGATAGTTAA
- a CDS encoding methyl-accepting chemotaxis protein — protein sequence MWTVARKLTIAWILLAVVVLIGSSVTLHMSQETKANIEKLKNQQLQLLNISNNGFIGFLNMDDQSNMLVGLEGTKFSGTLYTQTLQQIVQGESQLNQSLHDMAELPYLTTNEQHLIHEAMTAASGYEHYWHIVHQNNQTDHALAATTMYVTNSNVSNLLTTDLQTISSLAQNNISKFVQMTINESVMVTDLAELLLIITVLASVGSLVYIRLLVRPIAYLSEEANLMGKGDFSDRPQKFKRKDDLGLLSTNLHTMASEMRQMIRGIQDTAMQLTASSQEFTASAQETAKAVEESTIHVQKVAEGANEQQLQAEAALQKSLATAHEMVTMATITDTLAKESLDHVDKANVGKHNADIAAHQMRTIRDEVAAIAVTMTQLETDASTIMSTMDVIQDIAEQTNLLALNAAIEAARAGDAGRGFSVVAEEVRKLADQSRKAAQSIHTLILAVNERVTKTTAAVRSADEHVILCTNVVEESSMAFHTFSTTANEQAHEAQEGGKKANSLRMLSDESTEAVKSIAHIAKHTSITVSEIASHAEEQLATMEEVTAGAESLSHLAETLQGMIEQFIV from the coding sequence TTGTGGACCGTAGCTCGAAAATTAACCATTGCGTGGATTCTATTAGCCGTTGTTGTTTTAATTGGGAGTTCAGTGACTCTGCACATGAGTCAAGAGACGAAAGCAAACATTGAGAAATTAAAGAATCAACAACTACAACTCTTAAATATTTCAAATAACGGATTTATAGGTTTTTTAAATATGGATGATCAATCCAATATGTTGGTTGGCCTCGAGGGTACGAAGTTTTCAGGAACTCTGTATACTCAAACATTGCAACAAATCGTACAAGGTGAAAGTCAACTGAATCAATCGTTGCATGACATGGCAGAACTCCCCTATTTGACAACGAATGAACAGCATCTCATCCATGAGGCCATGACAGCTGCCAGTGGTTATGAACACTATTGGCATATCGTTCATCAAAACAATCAAACCGATCATGCTTTAGCTGCAACCACGATGTATGTGACAAATAGTAATGTATCCAACTTGCTGACAACTGATTTACAAACGATTAGTTCGTTAGCACAGAACAACATCTCAAAATTCGTTCAGATGACCATCAATGAATCTGTGATGGTTACTGATCTTGCAGAACTATTACTCATCATAACGGTTCTTGCTAGCGTAGGGAGTCTCGTGTACATTCGTCTTCTCGTACGTCCCATTGCCTATCTATCGGAAGAAGCTAATCTTATGGGGAAAGGTGACTTTTCAGATCGTCCACAGAAATTTAAACGCAAAGATGATCTGGGGCTTCTGTCCACCAATTTACATACTATGGCTAGCGAGATGCGACAAATGATCCGTGGGATTCAAGATACAGCGATGCAATTAACGGCTTCCTCTCAAGAATTCACAGCCAGTGCTCAAGAAACAGCAAAGGCAGTAGAAGAATCAACCATTCATGTGCAAAAGGTAGCTGAAGGTGCCAACGAGCAACAACTTCAGGCTGAAGCTGCACTACAAAAATCATTAGCTACAGCTCATGAGATGGTGACGATGGCTACGATCACCGACACGCTAGCTAAAGAATCCCTCGATCATGTGGATAAGGCTAATGTGGGTAAACACAATGCAGATATTGCCGCTCACCAAATGAGAACGATTCGCGATGAGGTCGCAGCCATTGCTGTCACGATGACTCAGCTTGAAACAGACGCAAGTACCATCATGTCTACCATGGATGTGATTCAAGACATTGCTGAGCAAACGAATTTATTGGCCTTAAATGCAGCCATTGAAGCAGCACGCGCCGGTGATGCAGGCAGAGGATTCTCTGTGGTTGCAGAAGAGGTAAGAAAACTAGCCGATCAATCTCGAAAAGCGGCTCAATCGATTCATACGCTCATCCTTGCAGTCAATGAGCGAGTCACTAAAACGACAGCTGCTGTGCGCAGTGCGGATGAACATGTAATCCTTTGTACGAATGTCGTAGAAGAATCCAGCATGGCATTTCATACATTTTCTACAACAGCTAACGAACAAGCGCATGAAGCACAAGAAGGTGGAAAAAAAGCGAATTCATTGCGCATGCTTTCCGACGAGTCAACAGAAGCAGTGAAATCGATTGCTCACATTGCTAAGCACACCTCGATCACTGTGTCAGAGATTGCTTCACATGCAGAAGAGCAGCTGGCAACTATGGAGGAAGTCACAGCAGGTGCCGAAAGTTTAAGCCACTTAGCGGAAACATTACAGGGCATGATTGAGCAATTTATCGTGTAA
- a CDS encoding diguanylate cyclase domain-containing protein: MMPFALFSTMLNTVWDVSSVIGLLEFIIQLRRIAIFQKIRICIYEIPEAIIPLLGMLVWSSLNHPLSFILYPVYMIFIAQLLQSSKRIAPAVLVAFVLQWIGIAWLTPIHHDVRYVVLLLSVPMIAFVMPFLALSPAWAWFFLFVLQTMHAILTANPMEWIHEIQGVVAAVLFLLYIKERSDREISLHERNIDPLTGALNRRGCEQWSKSLRHAQAACILIDLDDFKFVNDTFGHDIGDLILQEAVQRLKGAIRDKDAIVRWGGDEFLVLIVEPMVEGSKELTELVERIHLILTRHPIWVERLGTQLFIRGSVGVATGELDLDVLVRQADQALLDVKQHTKNTVNWFSTEKDSTEHELPSEFYTRQHLHLAKQALATYMADSPLSVILLDRAGALLEVNAAYEKLTGYSRNELLGNQRYYLEKLGEFHTLRSHEGQDSDTAQHKWSAALLHPNLHGHPQRVQSYVHSLQLGETIIGYWMICHPNESAYASHVLSHALDWPVPIVMINEERCMIEANAAWCNLYGTTKEDILGQSIECVSSGYTDNEVYRKLHDDLETSGISFGVLINRHVRSHEVIMVAHTTLRMPQIDGRYHYLSIQQSLESLEEQATLSIGMQNTYEGVFLATLARVAEWDDPDLLQHVHRVSDYVRWIATLAADEGYISLSDVEMLSIASVTHDLGKAGISDLILRKPGKLTKTEFEQIKQHPMIGKAMLDTVIQQLALFHPSHSRALVYALEISQTHHEHWDGNGYPQGLTGDTIPISGRIAALADVTDALLSKRSYKRAWLDYEVKDYIQQQRAKQFDPNLVDLVIDHWTSHPHRFSYENK; encoded by the coding sequence ATGATGCCATTTGCGCTTTTTAGTACCATGTTGAATACCGTCTGGGACGTATCAAGTGTGATCGGATTATTAGAATTTATCATTCAACTTCGTAGGATAGCTATTTTTCAAAAAATAAGAATATGTATCTATGAAATCCCTGAAGCAATCATCCCTCTACTGGGTATGTTGGTATGGTCTTCACTCAATCATCCATTGAGTTTCATTCTCTACCCCGTGTATATGATATTTATAGCACAATTGCTACAATCATCGAAAAGAATCGCTCCGGCCGTACTGGTTGCATTTGTCTTACAATGGATCGGAATCGCTTGGTTGACCCCGATTCATCACGATGTACGCTATGTTGTTTTGTTGCTTTCTGTACCAATGATCGCGTTTGTTATGCCCTTTCTCGCATTGTCGCCCGCCTGGGCATGGTTCTTCTTGTTTGTTCTTCAAACGATGCATGCGATTCTCACGGCCAATCCCATGGAATGGATCCATGAAATCCAAGGAGTGGTAGCGGCTGTACTTTTTTTACTGTATATCAAGGAGCGCAGTGATCGTGAAATCTCGTTACATGAACGCAATATTGATCCACTTACAGGTGCTTTAAATCGGCGTGGATGTGAACAATGGAGTAAATCTTTACGCCATGCACAAGCTGCTTGTATTTTGATTGATCTGGATGATTTTAAATTTGTCAATGATACTTTTGGTCATGATATCGGAGACTTGATCTTACAAGAAGCAGTGCAACGATTAAAAGGGGCCATTCGCGATAAGGATGCGATCGTAAGATGGGGAGGAGATGAGTTTTTAGTCCTCATTGTTGAACCCATGGTTGAAGGAAGCAAAGAATTAACTGAACTTGTTGAACGTATCCATCTGATCTTAACCCGACATCCGATTTGGGTGGAACGACTAGGTACGCAATTATTTATTCGCGGAAGTGTGGGTGTTGCTACCGGTGAATTAGACCTCGATGTTTTAGTGCGACAAGCCGATCAGGCGTTACTTGACGTCAAACAACATACAAAAAATACGGTCAACTGGTTTTCTACCGAGAAGGATAGTACAGAACATGAACTGCCATCCGAATTCTATACGCGACAACATCTTCATTTGGCAAAACAAGCACTGGCAACATACATGGCTGATAGTCCCCTTAGTGTCATTCTCCTTGATCGTGCGGGAGCCTTACTTGAAGTCAATGCTGCCTACGAAAAATTAACTGGGTATTCTCGTAATGAATTATTGGGCAATCAACGTTATTATTTAGAAAAATTAGGGGAATTCCATACCCTACGTAGTCATGAAGGACAGGACAGTGACACTGCTCAACACAAGTGGTCAGCAGCCTTATTGCACCCCAATCTACATGGCCATCCGCAACGGGTGCAAAGTTATGTGCATTCTCTTCAATTGGGTGAAACGATCATCGGTTACTGGATGATCTGTCACCCTAATGAAAGCGCATATGCATCTCATGTGCTATCTCATGCGTTGGATTGGCCTGTTCCCATCGTTATGATTAATGAGGAACGTTGTATGATAGAAGCAAATGCAGCATGGTGTAATTTATATGGCACAACAAAGGAAGATATCTTGGGCCAATCCATCGAGTGTGTCTCAAGTGGATACACGGATAATGAAGTTTATAGAAAGTTACATGACGACCTTGAAACCAGTGGGATCAGTTTTGGAGTATTGATCAATCGACATGTACGTTCCCATGAAGTGATCATGGTTGCTCATACGACATTGCGCATGCCACAAATTGATGGGAGATATCACTACCTTTCCATCCAACAATCACTAGAGTCGCTGGAGGAACAAGCTACTTTATCTATTGGCATGCAAAATACGTATGAGGGAGTTTTCTTAGCGACATTGGCTCGCGTAGCAGAGTGGGATGATCCAGATTTACTGCAACACGTCCATCGCGTTAGTGACTATGTGCGCTGGATTGCTACTCTTGCCGCTGATGAGGGATATATTAGTTTGAGTGATGTGGAGATGTTATCGATTGCTAGTGTAACTCACGATTTAGGTAAAGCTGGTATTTCGGATCTCATTTTGCGTAAACCGGGGAAACTCACGAAAACAGAGTTTGAACAAATTAAACAGCATCCGATGATTGGAAAAGCGATGCTTGATACAGTGATTCAACAACTTGCACTGTTTCACCCTTCTCATTCTCGCGCCTTGGTATATGCGCTAGAAATCAGTCAAACGCATCATGAACATTGGGACGGCAACGGGTATCCGCAAGGGCTTACTGGAGATACCATCCCCATTTCAGGGCGAATCGCAGCCCTTGCTGATGTGACTGATGCATTGCTGAGCAAACGTAGCTATAAGCGCGCATGGTTGGATTACGAAGTCAAAGACTATATCCAGCAACAGCGTGCAAAACAGTTCGATCCAAACTTAGTGGACTTAGTGATTGATCATTGGACGAGCCATCCTCATCGTTTTAGCTACGAAAATAAGTAA
- a CDS encoding putative bifunctional diguanylate cyclase/phosphodiesterase has protein sequence MMEKTKECYMPNQYDASHVKIHQVVATQEVSDIIQEGFLDEKRLLEIIDSSSDIFAIFSTAFDIKYISSSIRHVLGYPLGDGEFSIWDIVHADDVESLQEKIYEVRQVPETYVSMDVRIKHQHGEWCHYAMTLKQLRDEPEMIIATLRDVTDIQRIKDLMMHQSYYDDITKLPNRRKFIEDLQLMVHHVKENKVNMAVMRLDIDDFKKINDTLGHGIGDQLLQALTHQLRYVVSHDVYFYRLSGDEFSFILLDYTHATFVVDMADKICEIFKLSFQVDEFNLFVTASIGISLYPEDGLDGETLFQHAGMALSRTKDTHKNTYHFYTASLNTQAYKRFFLSNDFRTAMQKNQFVLYYQPRVDGQNGQIVGAEALIRWEHEEWGLVSPDDFISIAEENGLITRLGEWVLKSACIQLKEWLDKGIHLQLSVNVSIHQFLHSDIVETMKHIVQETKVDPHFLEIEITESSLLPSGLVVSRAVKELRAMGIQVLFDDFGTGYSSLSWLHQVELDGLKIDKSFIQKISDHSTTLEIVRSIITLAHELHLRVIAEGVESSHEWDLLRKEQCDEIQGYLFSRPLPADQFDQFVIHEGIRVQEVNDGKVNQRQYFRVAPLHPIIGSMTIDSIRGRVLHIGYTEVLIHDIGAGGLSFISNVRFASMSEVVLRFKVWVLNQCMEWSGKIAWSNELPGTIFTYGIQFMMSEKNQKKLMQDVHELAIQLQTSSERMGDMRFFTENIDSFFIS, from the coding sequence ATGATGGAAAAAACAAAAGAGTGCTATATGCCCAACCAATACGATGCTTCTCATGTCAAGATACACCAGGTAGTAGCCACTCAAGAAGTATCTGACATCATACAGGAAGGATTCTTAGATGAAAAGAGATTACTGGAAATCATAGATAGTTCCTCGGATATTTTTGCTATTTTTTCAACTGCGTTTGACATCAAGTATATTAGTTCTTCGATACGCCATGTATTAGGTTATCCTTTGGGTGATGGGGAGTTCTCCATATGGGATATCGTACATGCTGATGATGTAGAGAGTTTGCAAGAGAAGATATATGAAGTTCGTCAAGTGCCTGAAACCTATGTAAGCATGGATGTACGTATAAAGCATCAACATGGAGAATGGTGTCATTATGCCATGACATTAAAACAGTTACGTGATGAACCTGAGATGATCATCGCTACGTTACGTGATGTAACCGATATTCAACGTATAAAAGATTTGATGATGCATCAATCGTACTATGATGACATAACGAAACTTCCTAATAGGAGAAAGTTTATAGAAGACTTACAACTTATGGTTCATCATGTTAAAGAGAACAAGGTAAATATGGCAGTGATGCGATTGGATATCGATGACTTCAAGAAAATCAATGACACGTTAGGCCATGGTATTGGAGATCAGTTATTACAGGCATTGACTCATCAACTACGTTATGTTGTTTCTCATGACGTGTACTTTTATCGGTTAAGCGGAGATGAATTTTCATTTATTTTACTGGACTATACGCATGCAACCTTTGTAGTAGACATGGCGGATAAAATTTGCGAAATATTTAAATTATCATTCCAGGTTGATGAGTTCAATCTGTTTGTTACCGCTAGTATTGGCATCTCTCTCTATCCAGAGGATGGACTCGATGGCGAAACATTATTTCAACATGCAGGAATGGCACTCTCTCGAACCAAAGATACCCATAAAAATACGTATCATTTTTATACAGCTTCCTTAAATACACAAGCGTATAAACGTTTTTTTCTTTCGAATGACTTCCGAACGGCCATGCAAAAAAACCAATTTGTTCTCTATTATCAACCTCGTGTCGATGGACAAAATGGTCAGATTGTTGGAGCAGAAGCATTGATTCGTTGGGAGCACGAAGAATGGGGACTTGTCTCCCCTGACGACTTCATATCTATTGCGGAAGAAAATGGACTCATCACGCGCCTTGGCGAATGGGTATTGAAAAGTGCCTGTATCCAATTAAAAGAATGGTTGGATAAGGGAATTCACCTACAACTATCTGTCAATGTTTCTATTCATCAATTTTTACATAGTGATATTGTGGAAACGATGAAGCACATTGTACAAGAAACGAAGGTTGATCCGCATTTTTTGGAAATTGAAATTACAGAGTCCAGTCTATTGCCAAGTGGACTCGTTGTGAGTCGTGCTGTGAAGGAATTACGCGCAATGGGAATTCAAGTACTTTTTGATGATTTTGGAACTGGGTACTCATCATTAAGTTGGTTACATCAAGTAGAACTAGATGGATTAAAAATTGATAAGTCTTTTATTCAAAAAATATCAGACCACTCGACAACGTTAGAGATTGTTCGCTCCATTATTACACTTGCCCATGAGTTACATCTTCGTGTTATTGCAGAAGGTGTTGAGTCATCTCATGAATGGGACCTCTTGCGAAAGGAACAATGCGATGAAATTCAAGGATATCTATTTAGTCGACCCTTACCTGCGGATCAATTCGATCAGTTTGTCATTCATGAAGGGATAAGAGTACAAGAAGTCAATGATGGTAAGGTAAATCAAAGACAATATTTTAGAGTCGCTCCCCTACATCCCATCATAGGATCGATGACCATAGACTCGATTAGAGGACGTGTGCTGCATATTGGTTATACAGAAGTGTTAATTCATGATATTGGAGCAGGGGGATTATCTTTCATCTCCAATGTACGTTTCGCATCGATGAGCGAGGTTGTCCTTAGGTTTAAGGTTTGGGTGTTGAATCAGTGCATGGAATGGAGTGGTAAAATTGCATGGAGCAATGAATTACCTGGTACCATTTTTACGTATGGCATTCAATTTATGATGTCTGAAAAAAATCAGAAAAAGTTAATGCAAGATGTACATGAATTAGCTATTCAATTACAAACGAGTAGTGAGCGAATGGGTGACATGAGATTTTTCACTGAAAATATCGATTCATTTTTTATATCGTAA
- a CDS encoding response regulator: MRIMIVDDSAFMRSMIRNVVVAKGGIVVGEATDGLEVISTYAECSPDLVTMDITMRNMGGLDALRELITVYPDARIIMVSAIGQPSDMIEAIRSGAVGYVWY, translated from the coding sequence ATGCGTATCATGATAGTAGATGATTCCGCGTTCATGCGATCCATGATTCGAAATGTTGTCGTTGCAAAGGGAGGGATAGTGGTCGGCGAAGCTACCGATGGTCTTGAAGTAATCAGCACCTATGCAGAGTGTTCCCCAGATCTTGTAACCATGGATATTACGATGCGAAACATGGGAGGATTGGACGCACTCAGGGAATTGATCACAGTCTACCCCGATGCTCGTATTATCATGGTATCTGCTATCGGACAACCATCCGATATGATTGAGGCCATTCGGTCTGGTGCGGTTGGGTATGTATGGTATTAA